The segment agagactggtgggtttagtgtgtacagagagagagagtctggtgggtttagtgtgtacagagagagagagagagagagagactggtgggtttagtgtgtacagagagagagagtctggtgggtttcgtgtgtgtagagagagagtctggtgggtttagtgtgtacagagagagagagagtctggtgggtttagtgtgtacagagagagtctggtgggtttagtgtgtacagagagagagagtctggtgggtttagtgtgtaCAGAGAGAGTTTGGTGGGTTTAGTGTGTACAGAGAGAGTCAGGTGGGTTTagtgtgtacagagagagagagtctggtgggtttagtgtgtacagagagagtctggtgggtttagtgtgtacagagagagagagagagtctggtgggtttagtgtgtacagagagagtctggtgggtttagtgtgtacagcgagagagagtctggtgggtttagtgtgtacagcgagagagagtctggtgggtttagtgtgACTGGTGGGtttagtgtagagagagagagagagtctggtgggtttagtgtgtacagagagagagtctggtgggtttagtgtgtagagagagagagagagagagactggtgggtttagtgtgtacagagagagagagtctggtgggtttagtgtgtagagagtgtgagagagagagtctggcgggtttagtgtgtagagagagagagagagtctggtgggtttagtgtgtagagagagagagagagagagtctggtgggtttagtgtgtagagagagagagtctggtgggtttagtgtgtagagagagagagagtctggtgggtttagtgtgtacagagagagagagtctggtgggtttagtgtgtagagagtctggtgggtttagtgtgtagagagagagagtctggtgggtttagtgtgtacagagagagagagtctggtgggtttagtgtgtagagagagagagagtctggtgggtttagtgtgtagagagagagagtctggtgggtttagtgtgtagagagagagagagtctggtgggtttagtgtgtagagagagagagtctggtgggtttagtgtgtagagagagagagagtctggtgggtttagtgtgtgtagagagagagagtctggtgggtttagtgtgtacagagagagagagtctggtgggtttagtgtgtagagagagagagagagagagagtctggtgggtttagtgtgtacagagagagagagagagtctggtgggtttagtgtgtagagagagagagagtctggtgggtttagtgtgtagagagagagagagagagagagagagagtctggtgggtttagtgtgtacagagagagagagtctggtgggtttagtgtgagagagagagagagtctggtgggtttagtgtgtacagagagagagagagagtctggtgggtttagtgtgtacagagagagagagagagtctggtgggtttagtgtgtacagagagagagagtctggtgggtttagtgtgtagagagagagagagtctggtgggtttagtgtgtagagagagagagagtctggtgggtttagtgtgtacagagagagagagagagagtctggtgggtttagtgtgtagagagagagagagtctggtgggtttagtgtgtagagagagagagggagactgttgggtttagtgtgtacagagagagagagagtctggtgggtttagtgtgtagagagagagagagagagtctggtgggtttagtgtgtagagagagagagagagagagtctggtgggtttagtgtgtacagagagagagagagagagtctggtgggtttagtgtgtagagagagagagagtctggtgggtttagtgtgtagagagagagagagtctggtgggtttagtgtgtacagagagagagagtctggtgggtttagtgtgtagagagagagagagtctggtgggtttagtgtgtgagagagagagagtctggtgggtttagtgtgtagagagagagagagtctggtgggtttagtgtgtagagagagagagagtctggtgggtttagtgtgtagagagagagagagtctggtgggtttagtgtgtagagagagagagagtctggtgggtttagtgtgtagagagagagagagtctggtgggtttagtgtgtacagagagagagagtctggtgggtttagtgtgtagagagagagagagtctggtgggtttagtgtgtttagtgagagagagagtctggtgggtttagagagagagagtctggtgggtttagtgtgtagagagagagagagagagtctggtgggtttagtgtgtagagagagagagagagtctggtgggtttagtgtgtagagagagagagagtctggtgggtttagtgtgtagagagagagagagtctggtgggtttagtacagagagagagtctggtgggtttagtgtgtagagagagagagagtctggtgggtttagtgtgtagagagagagagagtctggtgggtttagtgtgtacagagagagagagtctggtgggtttagtgtgtacagagagagagagtctggtgggtttagtgtgtagagagagagagagtctggtgggtttagtgtgtacagagagagagagtctggtgggtttagtgtgtagagagagagagagagtctggtgggtttagtgtgtagagagagagagagtctggtgggtttagtgtgtagagagagagagagagagtctggtgggtttagtgtgtagagagagagagtctggtgggtttagtgtgtagagagagagagagtctggtgggtttagtgtgtacagagagagagagagagtctggtgggtttagtgtgtacagagagagagagtctggtgggtttagtgtgtagagagagagagggagactgttgggtttagtgtgtacagagagagagagagtctggtgggtttagtgtgtagagagagagagagagagtctggtgggtttagtgtgtagagagagagagagagagagtctggtgggtttagtgtgtagagagagagagagagattctggtgggtttagtgtgtagagagagagagtctggtgggtttagtgtgtagagagagagagagtctggtgggtttagtgtgtacagagagagagagtctggtgggtttagtgtgtagagagagagagagtctggtgggtttagtgtgtagagagagagagagtctggtgggtttagtgtgtacagagagagagtctggtgggtttagtgtgagagagagagagtctggtgggtttagtgtgtagagagagagagagtctggtgggtttagtgtgtacagagagagagagtctggtgggtttagtgtgtagagagagagagagagagagtctggtgggtttagtgtgtagagagagagagagtctggtgggtttagtgtgtacagagagagagagtctggtgggtttagtgtgtagagagagagagagtctggtgggtttagtgtgtagagagagagagagagagtctggtgggtttagtgtgtagagagagagagtctggtgggtttagtgtgtagagagagagagagtctggtgggtttagtgtgtacagagagagagagtctggtgggtttagtgtgtacagagagagagagtctggtgggtttagtgtgtagagagagagagggagactggtgagtttagtgtgtacagagagagagagtctggtgggtttagtgtgtacagagagagagagtctggtgggtttagtgtgtacagagagagagagtctggtgggtttagtgtgtagagagagagagggagactggtgagtttagtgtgtacagagagagagagtctggtgggtttagtgtgtagagagagagagagtctggtgggtttagtgtgtagagagagagagagtctggtgggtttagtgtgtacagagagagagagtctggtgggtttagtgtgtacagagagagagagtctggtgggtttagtgtgtagagagagagagggagactggtgagtttagtgtgtacagagagagagagtctggtgggtttagtgtgtagagagagagagagagtctggtgggtttagtgtgtagagagagagagagtctggtgggtttagtgtgtagagagagagagggagactggtgagtttagtgtgtagagagagagagagtctggtgggtttagtgtgtagagagagagagagtctggtgggtttagtgtgtacagagagagagagtctggtgggtttagtgtgtagagagagagagagtctggtgggtttagtgtgtacagagagagagagtctggtgggtttagtgtgtagagagagagagagagagggtcaggtggGTTTATTCCGCTGTGGTTCATAGGCCAGAACGGTAGTAAGTCACATGATCTGGTACTTGGCATTATGGGAAACAACCAGAGCGGTGGCTGGTGGATGAATAGCGTTCAACGTCAACACCATTTACTGTTGTGGGCTGAACAAGTAATAAGACGCAGCTGGCTATCAGACGGACTTAGACAACACGGTTATCACTGTGCACCAGGAAGACAAGGTCCATGTCCGGTGACTCTGCCGGTTGGGACGGGTTTCTAGGACTTTACACAGACAGCAGCTGACCGACTCGGTGGAGTAGCAACTCGCTGATTTTTACGATCAAATAGGACAGACGACTCGCAAAAGTTGTGATTCTTGCACGGATTTATCTTTGGACCGTTTTCGTATCGATACGAATAGTTGGCTTGATCagccgttttttttttttttagcaataCCGTGACTTTCTGGTTTGTTGTCGTCGTTTTGCCTCCGTTCTCCAGATTAACGGCGACCGATGCTTTTCAACGCACTGATTGTTTCATTTTACGTTCGCCTCCGATTCGAGGCGATGTGGAAACGTTTTTTATAAATCATTGGACTGGCATGTCTCCCAATTTGGTGAATCAAAGATCAAGAACTGTCAGACTGAACGGTCCTTCTTATAACGGCAACCCAGACCGGGAATCATTTCCGTTTGAAGCCTATGGAAACGGTGATCCTCTATGCTGAAGAATAGACATGTGTCCCCAACACAGAAACCATCGATAACCTTCCTCACTGTCCGCACGTCACCCCAATTACATTTCTCACGTGTCACTGTACATATTCAAGTTCACACAACGCTCCATCTTAAATCTGGGCACAACCAGTCAGCGTGACTGTCCATCTTCCTGAGACTCGGCTGTCGGGCCACCATGTGGGGCGCAGGGTCGCCGCCGTCCCTGCAGGTCGTCCTAAAGGTCCTTAAACACGCCGCGGTCAAAGGGCAGATCCAGCTGAACCGCTGGCTCCAGAGATCCTCCCCGGACGAGTGCGATAAAATGGACCTCTTGATATGCAACGCCTTTGACGAGAGAGGAGGCGCCGTCGGCAAGTCTGATGGAGACCCGGAGAGCGTCGTTGACACTGGCGTGTCATTCACCGGTGGCGCCACCAACGGGGAGTTCAGACACCCGTGTTGTATTACCACGTGTTGCTTCAAGAGTGCCCTCCTGGCATGCATTCTGACAGCTGTGTGCTTCTCCTCCGTGGCTCTAGTCCGACAGTACCTCAAGGACCTTCTTCTCTGGGTGGAGAGCTTGGACAGCCTGGTTGGAGCCTTGCTGTTCATAGTTGGTCTGATCACTGTGTCCTTCCCATTCGGCTGGGGGTACATCGTACTGAACGTGGCTGCGGGATACCTCTACGGCTTCGTGCTGGGTATGGGACTGGTGATGGTGGGCGTGCTCATAGGTACCTTCGTGGCTCACCTGGTGTGTAAGAGACTGTTGACTGACTGGGCGATCAACAAGGTGGCGAACTCTGAACAGCTCAGTGCTGTAATccgggtggtggagggggggagTGGACTCAAAGTGGTGGCCTTAGCGAGACTCACACCCATTCCCTTTGGACTCCAGAATGCCGTGTTCTCAGTGAGTATGGTTGACAATCTTACAAGTGCAGTTGCTGATGGTGTCTTTGGTCCTTCTTCCATTGTCTGTGCAGGTGAGAAACGGGAACCAGAATGtgcttcccaaatggaaccctattccctatatatagtgcactactttagaccagggccctatagaaccctattccctatatagtgcactactttagaccagagccctatggaaccctattcc is part of the Oncorhynchus gorbuscha isolate QuinsamMale2020 ecotype Even-year linkage group LG09, OgorEven_v1.0, whole genome shotgun sequence genome and harbors:
- the tmem64 gene encoding transmembrane protein 64, yielding MWGAGSPPSLQVVLKVLKHAAVKGQIQLNRWLQRSSPDECDKMDLLICNAFDERGGAVGKSDGDPESVVDTGVSFTGGATNGEFRHPCCITTCCFKSALLACILTAVCFSSVALVRQYLKDLLLWVESLDSLVGALLFIVGLITVSFPFGWGYIVLNVAAGYLYGFVLGMGLVMVGVLIGTFVAHLVCKRLLTDWAINKVANSEQLSAVIRVVEGGSGLKVVALARLTPIPFGLQNAVFSITDVSLPNYLVASSVGLLPTQLLNSYLGTTLRTMEDVIAEQSISGYLVFSLQIIISIGLMFYVVHRAQVELNAAIAACQMELKTSHTNGTSTNHSGFTYCSKRASAGGGIINVV